CGATGCGTAAACATCATCGAGGCCATTGTACGTTGCTTTGATAGATCTCGTCGTCATCCTAGAATCTCCCAACGCGTCAAAGACGCAATCAAGCCCATTTATAACCGCACAATAAATTACGTTTCAGCAATGACAATATGTCAATACCTATATTTTTAAAAGAATACCATTGACCTAGTTTAACTTCGCCCTAAACGTCTCTTTTATAGTTAATATAAAAATATATGTTGCTTTCATTGTAAAATTAATATTTTCTTTAAATATTATTTTTTGAGGGCGGGCCATGACACAAGAATTAATTAATGCAATTGATGCCGGCTACAAGGCGGGTATGGCCTCTTATGGTGGAAAGAATGCTGATTATATTCCATTCCTCGCAAAAGTACCAAGTGATTTGTTTGGAATTGCTATAATCACCGCTGATGGACGCTGCTTTAAGCGTGGTGACACAGCCTATAAATTCGCGCTTGAATCCATATCCAAGGTTTTTACACTTGCGCTGGTGATGGAAAATATCGGTGCGGATGCCGTGAAAGAAAAGCTTGGCGACAGCCCGACGGGCTTGCCTTTCAACTCGGTTCAGGCACTAGAGCTACACGATGGAAAGCCATTGTCGCCGCTCGTCAATGCGGGCGCGATAGCCGCAGCCAGCCTCGTGCCAGGTGATGATGCTGAGAGTTGCTGGAATAATATCCTCCACATACAAAGTGCATTTGCGGGACGTTCTATTGAGCTGAGCGATGAGGTAAACCGCTCGGAGCAGGACACGAATTTTCATAACAGAGCCATTGCATGGCTGCTTTACAGTGCGGGCACCTGCTACAGCGATCCGATGCGTGCGGTTGATGTCTATACGCGCCAATGTTCGACACTGGTCGACTGTGTTGAACTTGCAACGATGGGCGCGACACTCGCGGCCGGCGGCATAAATCCTGTAACAAAAGAACGGGTGATCGAGGAGAAACATGTCGCGCCATTGCTGGCGGAAATGACAATGGAAGGCCTTTACACATCATCCGGTGACTGGGCTTACACGGTGGGACTGCCTGCAAAAAGCGGCGTAGGCGGCGGACTTGTCGCAGTTATTCCGGGCAAACTTGCCATTGCAGCCTTTTCGCCTCCCCTGGATGATGCTGGTAATTCTGTGCGCGCGCAGGCCGCGATCATCGAGATCGAACGCAACATAGGCGGCAATATTTTTAAAATGCTGAGGCCATAGCTGATTATACCAATTACCTTATAAATCGCGACCATCGTAAAAGATTTAACGGGTTCCAGTATGGAGCATCGATTAATGGCCAACTGGAATAATATTTTAATTTTTAATCCATATCGTTTTATTTATTGCTTGTTGAGCATTTCCTCGAATGAGATTAACAAGGCTTCAAAGTCGTGTTCATCTTTTAAGCGTTAAAGTGAAAAATGCCCCACCAGAAAAGCCCACTCATTTCGCTGCAGCCTTCACGGCGGCAATTTCTTAGCATGTCAGCTGGAGCTGCGGTCGCCGCTGGTTTAGGGATGACCGCATCAGGATTGCTGCTGCCCATACAGGCACGCGCACAAGATGCACAGCCCAAAAAAGGCGGCCATCTGGTCATTGCTATGCATTCTGCTTCAAGCTCGGATCATCTGGATCCAGCATCCTACACGATGGCTTACATGTACACCGTAGGCTTTCAGCTCTTCAACACGCTACTAGAACTTGGTCCTGATGGTAAGCTCACGAGCGCTCTCGTGGAAAGCTGGGAACCAGCTAATGCCGATGCAAGCAAATGGGTATTCCGCCTGCGCAAGGGCGTGACCTTCCACAATGGGAAAGAGCTGACTGCAAAGGACGTGGTTTACTCACTCAATAATCATCGTGGTGACGATACTAAATCTGGTGGCAAGGGTGTGCTTCTCGCCGTCACCGACGTTGTAGCGTCTGACACGCATGAGGTGACTGTAACGCTCAATGCGGGGAATGTCGATTTTCCGGCAGCTTTCGTCGATTATCATCTGGGCATCGGACCTGACGGCGAAGACTTCGACAAAGGTATTGGCACCGGCGCATTCATTCTCGAAGATTTCCAGCCGGGCGTGCGCGCCTTAACCCGCCGCAATCCAAACTACTGGCATCCTGATCGTGCGAATGTGGATTCGGTAGAAACCATCGCTATGGACGACACAACTGCGCGCATGGCAGCACTGATGAGCGGCCAGGCACATATCGTCAACGCTGTTGAGCCGCGTCTTGTCAGCCATCTGAGTGCGCGTCCTGACATCCAGATTCTGCGTACGCCGGAAAACTCGATGTATTGCTTCCCGATGCGCACGGATTCAGAACTGTTGAAAAACAATGATCTGCGTCTAGCGCTCAAATATGCAATCGACCGCGAAGAGCTACAGAAAAGTTTGCTCGTCGGCACCGGCGCGGTTGGCAACGACCACCCAATCCCGTCATGGAACCCGCTTTATTCCAAGGATGTTCCAAAGCGTGCTTATGACCCTGAAAAGGCAGCATTTCATCTCAAAAAGTCAGGCTTCTCCGGTTCAATTCCGCTTAGCGTTTCGGATAACGGCTTTACCGGCTCGGCAGATGCCGCACAGCTTTACCAGGCATCGGCTGCAAAAGCAGGCATCACGATTGATGTAGAGCGCGTGCCATCCGATGGTTACTGGGATGAAGTCTGGCTGAAAAAGCCTTTCGTCGCTTCCAACTGGTCAGTTCGCCCAACTGCTGATGCGATGCTTTCGATGCTGCTTCAGACTGGCGCTCCATGGAACGAAACCGGCTGGAGCAACGAGACTTTTGACAAATTGCTTGCCGCATCCCGCGTTGAGCTGGATGAAGCAAAGCGCAAACAGATTTATCACGACATGCAGGTCCTGATCGTGGAAGATGGCGGAGAACTGATCCCTGTCTTTACCGATAATCTTGCTGCCGCCAGCGGCAAGGTGAAGGGTTATGTTTCTGTGCCGGGTGGCGGTGATATGAGCGGCTATCGTTTGGCTGAAAAAGTCTGGCTTGAAGAATAGCAGATGCAATAACGGATAATTATCTCTGCTACCATTGCATTCCCCAAAGGCGATTCCGCTTTTGGGGTAATGCTTACCACAAGGGTCTTGGCATTGATGCGTCGAACGGGTAACACCGGCGACACCCCCCCGTTTTGACCGACTATGTCCGGACCGCCAATGACAGATATGTCACCAGACAAATTCCCCAGCGATAGCAATAAAGCCGCAATTTCCGATCGAAGATATTCCCTCGGTTTTTTGCGCGGCAACTCACTTTCGGGACTGATCTTCAAGCGCTTGTTGCTGGGCGTCGTATTGCTCTGGGCTATTTCAGTTGTCATCTTTGCCGGAACACAAATATTGCCCGGTGATGTGGCCACTGCAATGCTGGGGCAACAGGCAACACCGCAAGCCGTCGAAAACATCCGCAAAGAGCTAGGCTTACAGCGACCGGCTATGCAGCGTTATACGGAGTGGCTC
This DNA window, taken from Brucella pseudogrignonensis, encodes the following:
- the glsA gene encoding glutaminase A; this translates as MTQELINAIDAGYKAGMASYGGKNADYIPFLAKVPSDLFGIAIITADGRCFKRGDTAYKFALESISKVFTLALVMENIGADAVKEKLGDSPTGLPFNSVQALELHDGKPLSPLVNAGAIAAASLVPGDDAESCWNNILHIQSAFAGRSIELSDEVNRSEQDTNFHNRAIAWLLYSAGTCYSDPMRAVDVYTRQCSTLVDCVELATMGATLAAGGINPVTKERVIEEKHVAPLLAEMTMEGLYTSSGDWAYTVGLPAKSGVGGGLVAVIPGKLAIAAFSPPLDDAGNSVRAQAAIIEIERNIGGNIFKMLRP
- a CDS encoding ABC transporter substrate-binding protein, whose protein sequence is MPHQKSPLISLQPSRRQFLSMSAGAAVAAGLGMTASGLLLPIQARAQDAQPKKGGHLVIAMHSASSSDHLDPASYTMAYMYTVGFQLFNTLLELGPDGKLTSALVESWEPANADASKWVFRLRKGVTFHNGKELTAKDVVYSLNNHRGDDTKSGGKGVLLAVTDVVASDTHEVTVTLNAGNVDFPAAFVDYHLGIGPDGEDFDKGIGTGAFILEDFQPGVRALTRRNPNYWHPDRANVDSVETIAMDDTTARMAALMSGQAHIVNAVEPRLVSHLSARPDIQILRTPENSMYCFPMRTDSELLKNNDLRLALKYAIDREELQKSLLVGTGAVGNDHPIPSWNPLYSKDVPKRAYDPEKAAFHLKKSGFSGSIPLSVSDNGFTGSADAAQLYQASAAKAGITIDVERVPSDGYWDEVWLKKPFVASNWSVRPTADAMLSMLLQTGAPWNETGWSNETFDKLLAASRVELDEAKRKQIYHDMQVLIVEDGGELIPVFTDNLAAASGKVKGYVSVPGGGDMSGYRLAEKVWLEE